Part of the bacterium genome, AAGGCTTCTCGGCTGAAAAAATAAGGGAGATTATTGAAAAAACCGCAGATAGCGTTACCCAATCAGGCTTGGGAGCAGGAAGGATAAATGTACAAAGGGCATTAGAACAAGGGGGGGCAAACTTTCCTCCCGAAATTATCTCTCTTTATGTTTCAGAAGAATATTTTTCTCCGGGAACCTCTACCGGTTCAAAGGATTTTATCACTCTTTATGTTGAATCTGATGAACTAGGCACATTCTCTGTCAAGGTTGATGGCCTTCTTCCCGATGGAAATCCGATTGGAAATCTTACCTATGATGTAAGTGCAGGGCTTTATAGAGGCGCATTTACCTGGAATGGGTCATATACAGATAGGGAAGCAGAAGAAGGGAGTCATATAATAGAAGTTACGGTATTTGATGAGTATGGAAGCTCTACATGGGATTCTATCTCTGTCGTTATTGACCGAATATGGCCTCTTTTAAGTTTAAATAATAATACAGGTGGTGATGTATTTTACCGAGATGAGGTTATCCAATTCACCTTAAAGACAAAGGATATAGATGTAGATGTAGAGGAAGGAAGGATTAGGCTGGTGCAGGACACCTTGACAAGGGAGGTTTCTGTTTTCTCTGTGGGAGAGGGTACATCTGAAGAGGGCAATATTTATCAAGGATATTATCCAGTAGCTCAAGCTGATGTGGGAAGCTTTACGGTATGCGCCTCTTTTATCGACAGAGCTGGAAATCCTCCCACCGAGAGCATCTTTGGAACCATAACCCTTGATGGAAGCAGGATAAGGCCAACCCAAAAGGCAAGGATTACAAGAATAGGCTTTATTCCAGAAAAGGAAAACAGACCCTCTTTGCAAGGCTATACTATTACAGGCTCAGAAACAGATACCCTGACCATAAAATGGGAAAACGAGGACTTAAGTGATGGTCAAAAGATAAAGGTGGTAGATTTTGAAAGAAAGCATATTTGGGTAGGAACATCTAGCAATAGAACTGTCAGCCTTAACAATGGCTTTCTTTATTACGGCACACCAATAAATGATTATACAAAGGTAAATCCAGGGACATCCTATGCTTTAAAGAAAACCTTAAAAGCAGGGGATGATATAGTTTTCTCTTTGGAGGGAGTTAAGATTGATAGCGAGTTTTCACTTGGGGCTTTAGAAAAATATCAAGGAAGTATTACAATTTCTCATTCCAGTATAGCTATTGGGAAATCAATCCTTATTTCTGATAATAAAACTATATGGATGGCAACAGCAACAAACAATGGCTTATTTACAATATCAAATCAAAATCTATATTCAGGTCCCTTTGTTTCTGATTATACAAACATCTCTCCCTCTTTTGGAGGTATGGTTTCTCCTGCTTGTGGCGGAGATAGTAAGATTGACATTGGCTCTGTTGTTAAGAGTATTCAGCTTTCAGATGATGCAATTGATGGGATTGGCATCTTATCAGGCGATATTTTTATCGGCGATGGGATATACTCTGGTGTATATACAATAAAGGAGGGAAATGATACGAATGATGCTCAAATTATTGGCAAATTTATCTTTAATAGGAAGTCAGCTGAGAATTCTCCCTACCAAGATGAAAGGCAGAAGATAACCATTGATGCAACAGCCCCAATTATTTCAAATAATAGCGTTTCCCCTATTCCCTTTAATCCATATTTGACTAACCTTTCCATTAAGTATAACCTTTCGGAGAAAGCCTATGTAAAGATAAGGATTTATGATTCAAGCAACAATCTTATAAGGATATTAGAATCCCCTGAGGCACAATTTGGAGAGAATGTAACCCTAAATTGGGATGGAAAGAATAGCGGAGGCTTTAGAGTTTCTGATGCACATTATACCTATTATATTGAGGCAGAGGATGAGGCAGGGAATAAGGCAATCACAAAAGAGGGCGAGATTGTTTTGACATCTATTGAGATAGCAATAGAAAACCTAAATGTTGCACCAAATCCATTTTGGCCAGATAAGGAAGTTCTTAATTCAGTTGATGCTGTTATAAGCTTTAGGGCTGTTCTTAAAAGCTCAAGGGGAGGAAATGTTACAGAAACCCAACTTAATAATCTTGGTTTTAATTTTAATTTTTATAGAGAAAACTATATCACAGAAGCGGGCTTTAAGTATTATAATTACCTTAATGCACCTTATGGTTTATTTGACCTTAAAATATATGACCAAAAAGGAGGGGTTCTTACTACTACCTTCTTTCCCGACTTGTCTAAGGATGATATAGACTGGGATCTTCATGGTTTGCCTTTCTATGCAGATGGAAGCCATTTCTATGATTATTCCCTTGGAAATCCAGCAGAACCTGATAAAGGTGATGGAAATGCAGGCAATGACTATGGAAACCTTGTTGCATTTGATAAAGACACAAATGGGAATTATTCTTTTAACTTTAACTATGGAGTAGTAGATTGGGATATTGCAGAGGGAACATATATCTTTAGAGTAGGAGCAAGCCTTGTAAGCATTATGTGGGAGCTTGTAAATGATTCAGGGGAGGCAGAGGAGAAGTGGCATGCATATCCCGATTACTTTCTCTATTCTAACCACTATAATCTCAAATCAGAAATTGTTGATAAGGAGGTATCTGTCCAGCCTCCTCCTCCACCTGTTCTTCCAGATACAGAACCCCCTGTTGTAGAGGTTACAAACCCTTCAGCAGGCCAGGTAATAGACTCTGGCTCAATAACTTTAGTTTGGGCAAGGCTAAAAGAAAAGCCAGATTCTGGGGCATCTGGAATAGACTTTGCAAGGAGCGAGATATTTTTGGTTGATAAAACAGGCCAGAAGGTTGCAGGACATCAAGAAAATGATGGAGTAGATATAATCAGATGGGTTCTTGACACTCCATTAGACAATTCAAGCCCTGGCTCATATACCATAAAGGTAAAGCCAGTTGATGTAAAGGGAAATGGATTGGCAGCAGATTATCAAGGATTTTCATTTATAATGAAGGATATAACCAAACCAGAAATTCATACGCCCTATCCAGCTGATGGAAGCATTGTAATTTCCCCATTCTCTGGTCCTATTGAGGTGTTTCTATCAGATATAGGAAAGGGTGAATCTGGAATAGATTGGGAGAATAGCTCTATTTCTTTAAAGAAGGGCTATACCACTATTTCTATTACCCAAGACCATTATGTAACGCCAAATACAAATAACAATGCAGGAAAGATAATGGGAAATCTTAGCGAGCCCCTGCTGGGTGATGGAAGCGATGATGGAACATATACAATCTTTGTAAAGGCTTATGATGGTGCGGGAAATGTTAATTCAACATCTTTTAGCTTCTATTTTAAAACTATATTTCCATTTATAATTAATCCAGAGCCTCCTAATGGAGATAGACTTATCGCACCATATTCAGGAGCTATTAGTGCAGAGATAATTGAGGAATATATCGCTGAGAGGGAAGATTTAAGGATAGATTGGGCAACATCAACCATTAGCCTTACTGGACCATATGGGAATGTAGAATTAACAAAAAGTTATGAACTTGGAACATCCCCCAATACAGGAAGGATTATAGGGAAGCCAAAATCCTCCCTTCCTGCTGGTGACTATACCTGGAGTGTTAAAGCCTATGATTATGCAGGTCATTCTATCTCTTCTATTTATACATTTAATGTTAGAATAGTTATGCCAACTATATACAATCCATATCCATCAGGGGATAAAAAAGCCCCATATTCTGGAACAATCTCGGTTGATGTTAAGGTAGTAGATAATGAAGACCCAGACTTAAATACAACAACCCTAACATTGTCATTAAAGAAGGGGGGAACAGACATACCAGCAACTGTAACATATTATGGAGACAATAGGCAGGGAAGGATAGTAGGAACAATAAGCTCTCCTTTGACAGAGGGGGGTGAATATACCATTGAGGCATATATAAAAGATACGGCTGGAAATACAGGTGCCCCTAATAAATTTTACTTCAATGTTTTTTGGCTTGGTCCTTCAATTGATGTGTTCACCATTTCAGCCGATACATTTTCTCCATATACCTCTATTGGTGAATGTGATACAATCACAGTATCATTTAGTGCAGATGAAGATGGAACCTACAGCATTACTGTGGATGGAAGGACCCTGGCAAACGCACAAGGGGCATACACAAAAGGCTCTCTTACATCTTATATCTGGAATGGCAAAGATGTAAATAACGGCACATTTACCGAAGGAACGCATAGCATTATGGTTTCTATAGTAAATTTTGGAGGGAAAACCGGAACAAAAACAGAGATAATCACCATTGACAGCACGCCAATAAATATCCTATCCCTTTTGGCAGATGATTATAGATTTTCGCCAGCAACATCAACAGGAGTTCAGGATACAACAAACATAAGCTTTTCTATTGATGGGGATGGAAGCTATAGCCTTACTATTGATGGAAGCCAAATCACATCAGGCTCTCTTAAAAAGGATGAAATTGGATTATGGACCTGGAATGGAGCAGGATTTGGAGAGGGCTCTCATACAATTGAGCTAAAAGCTAAAGATAGCGTAGCAAATGTATCTACAAGGACAATATCCATTTATATTGATAATACACCACCTGCAATAGAAAGCATTACAGAAAATACAGGTGGAAGGACATTCTATAAGGACGAGGAGGCTTCTTTTATCCTAAAGACTTATGAAACAGGTATAGTTGAAGCACAATGTATCCTCAATAGTATTGTTATTCCCCTTTTTAAACTTCAAGATAACCTTTGGAGTGGTTCGTATAAAATAAAAGAAAGTGATAAAGGAATATGGGAAATAAAAGGCAGTATAACAGATGAGGCAGGAAATCCTGGAACAAACAACGATACAATTATGGGAACAATAAGCGTTGATGGAACCAGGTTAAATCCCATTACAACATCAAGGATAGCAAGGCTTGGAATAATTCCAGAAAAGAAAGAGCAAAGGGAGTTGGGAAGTTTAACCATTACTGGCTCTAGCACAGATAGCTTAACAATGAAATGGTTGGACGAAAAGGGGCTAATAGAAGGTCAAAGTATGCAGATTGAATTAGATAGCTACATTTGGATTACAACCTTTAAAAACCAGGAAGCTATTATCTCTAATGCAGAATTATATTATGAAAATCCTATTGCAGACTATAGAAGCATTACACCCCAAAGATCATATTCTTTAAAGTCTGTTTTGAAAAAGGACGATAATCTTATAATCTCACTTACAGCTGTTAGGGTAGAAAATACAATTTCTCCTTTAATCTCAACAAAAACAAGTGTAAGCCTTACAATTACAAGCTCTGATATAAAAATAGGAAGGTTAATTCTTGTCTCTGATAATATACATACCTGGCTTTCTCAGGCAAACCAAGATGGCACATTTACAATTTCAAATCAAAATCTATATTCTGGTCCTTTTGTCTTTGATTATAATGCTATTTCAAGCATTATTGTAGAAGATGTTTTATGGGCAACTGGTGGCAATGGAGGTGCTGATATAGGAAGTTATCGTTGTGGCATACAGCTTGTTGACAATGGGCTTTCTTCATTTTTTGATAAATTCCCAGGCGATGGTATATACTCTGGTTTTTATCGGGTAAAAGAGAATGATAATATAAGCTCTGCTCCAATATATAGTCATTTTGTATATAATAATGAAAATGCAGAGAATGATGGATATACGGATAGCAGATTAAATATTTCTCTTGATGGCAGTAAGCCAGTTGTTTCAAATTTTAATACAGAACCGTCGCCATTTAATCCAGAGAAAGGGCATTTAGATATAGGGTATCATTTATCAGAGGAGGCATCTGTAAGGATAAATATCTATAATAGCAAAGGCGAAAATATAAGAACCATTATTCCATTTTCTCCTAAGATGGGAGAAAATACCTCTGATTTATGGGATGGAAGGGATAATATGGGAGATATGGTTTCTGAGGGTCTTTATTACTCTATAATTGATGCTTGTGATGCTGTTGGAAACTATTCAGACCCTATAAGCAAAGAGATAATTGTATCATACCTTAATATGAGAATAATTAGTTTAAATATATCTCCTCAGCCATTTCTGCCTTCACCTGATTCGCCAGAGTCTTCTCTTCTTATCAAATTTACAGTTATTCTGGATGGTTCAAATTATGCCAAACCAACAGACCTTCAGCTGAAAAATCTTGGCTTTGATCTTAGGGCATCTCCACAACATCTTAACTTTCCCTATGTATTTCTTAACTTGCAAATATTTGATAAGGATAATAAGCCTATAGTTTTGGAAAATTATCCAGATATGAGCCCAAATAAAGATATAGACCCCTGGTTAGGGAATGATGGTATGCCAAATTATGGTGGATATGACAAGGGTAGCTTAGCAGTAACGGCCGGTGATGGAAATACAGGAAATGATTATGGAAACCTTGTCCCATTCCTTAAGGATATAAATGGCAATTATTATTATAATTATGAATTTTCTATAAAAAATTGGAAGAATCCTGCTGGAAAATATACCTTCCAGGTAAGTGGAAACCTTGTTAGCATTCACTGGGAAGAGAATCTTCCTGATTCAAATAAATGGCATGCAAAGCCCTATGACTGGGGGCATTATGGACTTAATTTTCTCCCTGTTTCTTGTCAATTTGATGTTTCTAAAATACCAGAACCCCCTCTTCCTGATAATACCCCTCCTTCTGTATCAGCTACATACCCATCAGAGGGGTCTTCTCAAGCTATAAACACAGTTGGCTATGTATGGGTAAAAATGGAGGATAATGTAGGAGGCGTAGGTGTAAATTTTGATAAATCAACCATTGAGCTTTATGATAGCAAAAATCAAGAAATAATTGGAAGTAAGGTTTATGAGGGGCAAGACAAAATATGGCTATATCTTCCATCTACCCTTACTACCCCAGGTAACTATAGTATCAAAGGCACTGTTTATGATAAAAATGGAAATTTCACTCCTTATTCAATAAGATTTACTATAGCAGATACAATTCCTCCAATAATATCAGACCCTTGGCCATCTGGAAGTGTAATATCCCCATTTTCTGGTCCTATTACAGCTAATATATCAGAGCTAGGTTGTGGTGAATCTGGAATAAATGGGGCAAGTTCAACAATATCTCTAAAAAGGGATGGAGTAGATATTCCTTTAACAAGCTCTTATAAAGAAACAGGGTCTAATACAGGACAAATAATAGGAAATCTTATCTCTCCCTTAACCGAATCAGGCACATATACAATTATAGTAGTTGCCTATGATAATAAAGGAAATATGAGACAAGCAACATTTTACTTTAATATTCCAAAGGAGATAGAGGTGATATACAACGGCAATACATACCTTGACATCCCCTATGGAACAGAGATTATTCCTCCAAGTGGTAATAATATCCCTGTTGCCTCAAGTACGGTTTTTGTAAGCCTTTTGGCCGATACCCTTGACCATAAAGAATATAAACTAATTGGCTCAATAACCAAATTCTACTATGGCACACAGTCTAGCCCCCTCTATAAATGTAAATTTGCTAAGAATGTAACTTTAACCCTTCATTATAAGGATTATCATCTTCCATCTCCTCAATTCAATGAACAAAAATTATTTATCTGTGGAAGTGGAAGTTCCTGGACAAATCTTGGCGGAACACCTGATCCAGCAAATAATAAAATTAGCCTTATAATTTCAGCCTCTACAGAAATAAAGGATATATATGCAATTATGTATAATGAAGACGTTTCACCCATTATTCAGCATGGAACACCATCTGTTGTATATGTAAATGAACCAATAAATATTAAGGCA contains:
- a CDS encoding S8 family serine peptidase; translated protein: MRKLLFLGIFAGCILLSLSGYGAQNFVPQEVLVKVKPKRAISVIPSLGKSFRILSYKRAFEKIEDERFASVYKLKFPKDVDIFKVIEAYKKDLNVEYAEPNYIVKALFTPNDPYFGMQWGLDKIKANNGWDITMGTTGVIIAIIDTGIDLDHPDLYSTSTPFSVADPKIIKGYDYVNNDLEPDDDNGHGSHVAGIASALTNNEIGGAGVAGDCKVLAIKVLNKDGYGEVADVAYAILEASRHPGIKVINLSLGGSDFSQVAEDACDEARNKGILVVAAAGNENSTSKSYPAGYDSVMAVAATDLADKKTSFSNYGDWVDICAPGEQIFSTINEGKYANYDGTSMASPFVAGLAGLLFSHFQGFSAEKIREIIEKTADSVTQSGLGAGRINVQRALEQGGANFPPEIISLYVSEEYFSPGTSTGSKDFITLYVESDELGTFSVKVDGLLPDGNPIGNLTYDVSAGLYRGAFTWNGSYTDREAEEGSHIIEVTVFDEYGSSTWDSISVVIDRIWPLLSLNNNTGGDVFYRDEVIQFTLKTKDIDVDVEEGRIRLVQDTLTREVSVFSVGEGTSEEGNIYQGYYPVAQADVGSFTVCASFIDRAGNPPTESIFGTITLDGSRIRPTQKARITRIGFIPEKENRPSLQGYTITGSETDTLTIKWENEDLSDGQKIKVVDFERKHIWVGTSSNRTVSLNNGFLYYGTPINDYTKVNPGTSYALKKTLKAGDDIVFSLEGVKIDSEFSLGALEKYQGSITISHSSIAIGKSILISDNKTIWMATATNNGLFTISNQNLYSGPFVSDYTNISPSFGGMVSPACGGDSKIDIGSVVKSIQLSDDAIDGIGILSGDIFIGDGIYSGVYTIKEGNDTNDAQIIGKFIFNRKSAENSPYQDERQKITIDATAPIISNNSVSPIPFNPYLTNLSIKYNLSEKAYVKIRIYDSSNNLIRILESPEAQFGENVTLNWDGKNSGGFRVSDAHYTYYIEAEDEAGNKAITKEGEIVLTSIEIAIENLNVAPNPFWPDKEVLNSVDAVISFRAVLKSSRGGNVTETQLNNLGFNFNFYRENYITEAGFKYYNYLNAPYGLFDLKIYDQKGGVLTTTFFPDLSKDDIDWDLHGLPFYADGSHFYDYSLGNPAEPDKGDGNAGNDYGNLVAFDKDTNGNYSFNFNYGVVDWDIAEGTYIFRVGASLVSIMWELVNDSGEAEEKWHAYPDYFLYSNHYNLKSEIVDKEVSVQPPPPPVLPDTEPPVVEVTNPSAGQVIDSGSITLVWARLKEKPDSGASGIDFARSEIFLVDKTGQKVAGHQENDGVDIIRWVLDTPLDNSSPGSYTIKVKPVDVKGNGLAADYQGFSFIMKDITKPEIHTPYPADGSIVISPFSGPIEVFLSDIGKGESGIDWENSSISLKKGYTTISITQDHYVTPNTNNNAGKIMGNLSEPLLGDGSDDGTYTIFVKAYDGAGNVNSTSFSFYFKTIFPFIINPEPPNGDRLIAPYSGAISAEIIEEYIAEREDLRIDWATSTISLTGPYGNVELTKSYELGTSPNTGRIIGKPKSSLPAGDYTWSVKAYDYAGHSISSIYTFNVRIVMPTIYNPYPSGDKKAPYSGTISVDVKVVDNEDPDLNTTTLTLSLKKGGTDIPATVTYYGDNRQGRIVGTISSPLTEGGEYTIEAYIKDTAGNTGAPNKFYFNVFWLGPSIDVFTISADTFSPYTSIGECDTITVSFSADEDGTYSITVDGRTLANAQGAYTKGSLTSYIWNGKDVNNGTFTEGTHSIMVSIVNFGGKTGTKTEIITIDSTPINILSLLADDYRFSPATSTGVQDTTNISFSIDGDGSYSLTIDGSQITSGSLKKDEIGLWTWNGAGFGEGSHTIELKAKDSVANVSTRTISIYIDNTPPAIESITENTGGRTFYKDEEASFILKTYETGIVEAQCILNSIVIPLFKLQDNLWSGSYKIKESDKGIWEIKGSITDEAGNPGTNNDTIMGTISVDGTRLNPITTSRIARLGIIPEKKEQRELGSLTITGSSTDSLTMKWLDEKGLIEGQSMQIELDSYIWITTFKNQEAIISNAELYYENPIADYRSITPQRSYSLKSVLKKDDNLIISLTAVRVENTISPLISTKTSVSLTITSSDIKIGRLILVSDNIHTWLSQANQDGTFTISNQNLYSGPFVFDYNAISSIIVEDVLWATGGNGGADIGSYRCGIQLVDNGLSSFFDKFPGDGIYSGFYRVKENDNISSAPIYSHFVYNNENAENDGYTDSRLNISLDGSKPVVSNFNTEPSPFNPEKGHLDIGYHLSEEASVRINIYNSKGENIRTIIPFSPKMGENTSDLWDGRDNMGDMVSEGLYYSIIDACDAVGNYSDPISKEIIVSYLNMRIISLNISPQPFLPSPDSPESSLLIKFTVILDGSNYAKPTDLQLKNLGFDLRASPQHLNFPYVFLNLQIFDKDNKPIVLENYPDMSPNKDIDPWLGNDGMPNYGGYDKGSLAVTAGDGNTGNDYGNLVPFLKDINGNYYYNYEFSIKNWKNPAGKYTFQVSGNLVSIHWEENLPDSNKWHAKPYDWGHYGLNFLPVSCQFDVSKIPEPPLPDNTPPSVSATYPSEGSSQAINTVGYVWVKMEDNVGGVGVNFDKSTIELYDSKNQEIIGSKVYEGQDKIWLYLPSTLTTPGNYSIKGTVYDKNGNFTPYSIRFTIADTIPPIISDPWPSGSVISPFSGPITANISELGCGESGINGASSTISLKRDGVDIPLTSSYKETGSNTGQIIGNLISPLTESGTYTIIVVAYDNKGNMRQATFYFNIPKEIEVIYNGNTYLDIPYGTEIIPPSGNNIPVASSTVFVSLLADTLDHKEYKLIGSITKFYYGTQSSPLYKCKFAKNVTLTLHYKDYHLPSPQFNEQKLFICGSGSSWTNLGGTPDPANNKISLIISASTEIKDIYAIMYNEDVSPIIQHGTPSVVYVNEPINIKAVIYDEGVGLNLAKIVLYYQPLGLQTIGTKNYESTSGTNTFIFNIPSQNKCTLNYWILASDNNGNEGSATYQVNVATKEEAEIEKSVYTSPNPAKGSTKFNFFLETKANVKIKLYTITGDLVWDYEGDFSDGGKKEVGYSCTNKDGKKLGTGLYIYKVTIEYPTKTERVIKKMVIIKQ